Proteins found in one Leptospira neocaledonica genomic segment:
- a CDS encoding NUDIX hydrolase has translation MRLELDKLKKELPFLPEGEPNLPEDVAHSSVVMPVFQKNGQDGFLLQKRNPNLASHPGQISFPGGVKDPEDKDLLFTALREWEEEMGAPNQELSVIGNYRGQLTHTGFHITPFLAKYSGDFKFEFNPEEVERIIILELDRLWEAPFYSIKGRRRPDLPLMEVFYFDIEEGLLWGATARIIVDFLREHAGFDRSPILRTPNLSSAPFLDVKKPE, from the coding sequence ATTAGATTAGAATTAGATAAATTAAAAAAGGAACTTCCCTTTCTACCCGAAGGAGAACCAAACCTACCGGAAGATGTAGCACATTCTTCCGTGGTCATGCCTGTGTTTCAAAAGAATGGGCAAGACGGTTTCCTTTTACAAAAAAGAAATCCGAATCTTGCTTCTCATCCAGGACAAATCTCTTTTCCAGGAGGAGTAAAAGATCCGGAAGATAAAGATCTTTTATTCACTGCTCTTAGAGAATGGGAAGAAGAGATGGGGGCTCCCAACCAAGAATTGTCCGTGATCGGAAATTACAGAGGGCAACTCACTCACACTGGATTTCATATCACTCCCTTCCTGGCTAAATATTCCGGAGATTTTAAATTCGAATTCAATCCGGAAGAAGTAGAAAGGATCATCATACTGGAATTGGACAGACTTTGGGAAGCTCCGTTTTATAGTATCAAGGGAAGAAGGAGACCTGACTTACCTTTGATGGAAGTATTTTACTTCGATATAGAAGAGGGACTGTTATGGGGAGCCACTGCAAGGATCATTGTGGACTTCTTAAGAGAACACGCGGGCTTTGATCGTTCTCCCATTTTAAGAACTCCTAACCTAAGTTCTGCGCCGTTCTTGGACGTGAAAAAACCTGAATAG
- a CDS encoding LIMLP_16695 family PerRB-regulated protein: MSKFKDLFNSDIRTSYLKESWKEEDWYESLAGRPGIEQKIPYFKKGETSSLKVAVLSR, from the coding sequence ATGAGCAAATTTAAGGATCTATTTAATTCCGATATCCGCACTAGTTATCTAAAAGAGAGCTGGAAAGAAGAGGACTGGTACGAGTCACTCGCCGGCCGACCTGGCATTGAACAAAAAATCCCTTACTTTAAGAAGGGAGAAACTTCTTCATTGAAGGTGGCGGTTCTTAGCAGATGA
- a CDS encoding RNA polymerase sigma factor: MKPEEPILCDPEDWANIQNVLAGDFESFEQLVLKYEAMVYSQAKKAFRNEAEAEDFTQDVFLKAFEGLSTFRGKSKFSTWVFSIARNEIIRRYRKEHPEIDASIDTLSSDKLGDNFSSQESEVLEKETTEKIRSLVDKLPELYRKPISLHYFENMSYKDISENLNLKMNTLKSYIFRGKEILRDWLKKDDEHGKR; encoded by the coding sequence ATGAAACCGGAAGAACCCATCCTATGCGATCCGGAGGATTGGGCCAATATCCAAAACGTTCTAGCAGGAGATTTTGAATCATTCGAACAACTCGTATTGAAGTACGAAGCAATGGTTTATTCTCAGGCCAAAAAAGCATTCCGTAACGAAGCGGAAGCCGAGGACTTTACTCAGGATGTTTTCCTAAAGGCATTCGAAGGATTGTCCACATTCAGAGGAAAGTCCAAATTTTCCACTTGGGTCTTCTCCATTGCAAGAAACGAAATCATACGCAGATACCGAAAAGAACACCCTGAGATAGACGCTTCTATAGACACGTTATCCAGTGATAAGCTGGGTGATAACTTCTCCTCTCAAGAATCCGAAGTATTAGAAAAAGAAACCACAGAAAAGATCAGATCCCTGGTGGACAAGTTACCCGAGCTATACCGTAAACCTATATCGTTACACTACTTTGAGAATATGTCCTATAAAGATATCTCCGAAAATTTAAACTTGAAAATGAACACATTAAAGAGTTATATTTTTCGAGGGAAAGAAATCCTACGCGATTGGCTGAAAAAAGACGATGAGCACGGAAAAAGATAA
- a CDS encoding response regulator encodes MKNASGSPGQKILVVDDEEDIAELIKFHLEENGYQVDTCQNGLEVLPRIEKNLPDLVVLDLMLPGIGGMDLCKRIKEKYSLPIIMVTAKSGETDAVLGLELGADDYVRKPFSTRELIARVRSVLRRSGEGEDEQDQEGNITVGKIFLNPKAHKVFINNEEIDLTLIEYKILYLFMTNTGVAFTRDKLLDKVWGKDIYVTDRAVDVNIKRLRDKLGEEKERLETIRGIGYRFNEA; translated from the coding sequence ATGAAAAATGCTTCCGGCAGCCCAGGCCAAAAAATCCTCGTAGTAGATGACGAAGAGGATATCGCAGAACTGATCAAATTTCATTTAGAAGAGAACGGCTACCAAGTAGACACCTGCCAAAACGGTTTAGAGGTGCTTCCTAGGATCGAAAAAAATCTGCCCGACTTAGTGGTATTGGATCTAATGCTCCCAGGTATTGGGGGAATGGACCTTTGTAAAAGAATCAAAGAAAAATATTCTCTACCAATCATCATGGTCACCGCAAAATCCGGAGAGACCGACGCGGTCTTAGGATTGGAACTAGGTGCGGACGATTATGTTAGAAAACCATTCTCCACCAGAGAACTAATCGCAAGAGTACGTTCCGTATTGAGAAGATCAGGAGAAGGAGAAGATGAGCAGGACCAAGAAGGAAACATCACGGTCGGCAAAATTTTTCTGAATCCAAAAGCTCATAAAGTATTCATCAATAACGAAGAAATCGACCTTACATTGATCGAATACAAAATACTCTATCTATTTATGACTAATACGGGTGTTGCCTTTACCAGAGATAAACTTTTAGATAAAGTTTGGGGAAAGGATATTTACGTGACGGATCGAGCTGTCGATGTTAATATTAAAAGACTCCGAGACAAACTAGGAGAAGAGAAGGAGAGGTTGGAAACCATCCGCGGGATCGGTTACAGATTCAATGAGGCGTAG
- a CDS encoding HAMP domain-containing sensor histidine kinase, which yields MRRSLFSKLLLSNWLLLVFLMAIAGIVLFLEDLINPDLKVLLFSAYILLAMFGTFYMSFSIARSVTQTLNQIEMKTGEINAGDFGSELSLPEIQELADLAVSINLMSGRLKHQFVDLTIEKEKFDSVLQNLKEGVFSVDLEGSIVFQNRSIPGSLIEPNSGSRKVEDAVKDPRLLDFIKKNLSGKGEPKTELDLSQNFYAIKMYPLRTNGNLLMFIGVIRNITEEKQSYLIREQFVQNASHELKTPITSIKGYTETLLGRLKLLEESHEKRFLDAISRNTDRMVRIVEDMLTITRIENQSAIAQPEEFTLKSLVENLSFTVDGVISPKGQKLVVEMPSPLTISADWVLLEHMLLNLISNASSYSPDDKTITLKIAKVEPDSVNFQVIDQGIGIKDEDKDRIFERFFRVDKNRSRKEGGTGLGLSIVKHIVRLHHGSVKVFDNPEGGTIFSVTLPLVYSEISEV from the coding sequence ATGAGGCGTAGCTTATTTTCTAAACTACTCTTAAGTAACTGGCTTCTACTCGTTTTCCTCATGGCTATTGCGGGGATCGTCCTCTTTTTAGAGGACTTGATCAACCCCGACCTCAAAGTACTTTTATTCTCCGCTTATATCTTATTAGCAATGTTCGGGACATTTTATATGTCCTTTTCGATTGCAAGAAGTGTAACCCAAACACTCAACCAGATCGAAATGAAAACGGGAGAGATCAACGCCGGGGATTTCGGTTCCGAGTTGAGTCTACCCGAAATCCAAGAATTAGCGGATCTTGCAGTCTCTATCAATTTGATGTCGGGACGTTTGAAACACCAATTCGTAGACCTTACGATCGAAAAAGAAAAGTTCGATTCAGTATTACAAAATTTGAAAGAAGGTGTATTCTCCGTTGATTTGGAAGGCTCCATCGTTTTTCAAAACAGAAGTATCCCTGGCTCTTTGATAGAACCTAATTCAGGTTCAAGAAAGGTAGAAGACGCAGTCAAAGATCCAAGACTGCTAGACTTCATTAAAAAGAATCTTTCCGGAAAGGGAGAACCTAAAACGGAACTGGACCTGAGCCAAAACTTCTATGCAATCAAAATGTATCCTCTTAGAACGAATGGGAACCTCCTTATGTTTATAGGAGTAATTCGAAATATCACTGAAGAGAAACAATCTTATCTGATAAGGGAACAGTTTGTACAAAACGCTTCTCATGAATTAAAAACACCGATCACTTCCATCAAAGGTTATACGGAAACATTGCTCGGCCGTTTGAAACTTTTGGAAGAAAGTCATGAAAAAAGATTTTTGGACGCAATCTCTCGAAACACAGACCGAATGGTGCGTATCGTAGAAGATATGCTTACGATCACTAGGATTGAAAACCAAAGTGCAATCGCTCAGCCTGAAGAATTTACTTTAAAGTCTCTGGTAGAAAATCTTTCCTTCACTGTGGATGGTGTTATTTCTCCCAAAGGACAAAAGCTTGTAGTGGAGATGCCTTCTCCTCTGACTATCTCTGCTGACTGGGTTCTCTTGGAACATATGCTCTTAAATTTGATTTCGAATGCTTCTTCTTATTCTCCAGATGATAAAACGATCACTTTGAAAATCGCCAAGGTAGAACCTGATTCCGTGAATTTTCAGGTTATAGACCAAGGGATCGGGATCAAGGACGAGGACAAGGATAGAATTTTTGAAAGATTTTTCCGAGTAGATAAGAATAGATCCAGAAAAGAAGGAGGGACCGGCTTAGGTCTTTCTATCGTGAAACATATTGTGAGATTACATCACGGTTCTGTCAAAGTTTTCGATAATCCGGAAGGTGGAACTATCTTCTCCGTAACCCTTCCATTAGTGTATTCCGAAATTTCCGAAGTTTGA
- the argJ gene encoding bifunctional glutamate N-acetyltransferase/amino-acid acetyltransferase ArgJ has translation MDYPKGFLSFGTNIGIKDKTKDFGVIYSEKPCKAAAVFTKNNFPGAPVIVGKEHIRDGVLQAVVINSKNSNVATGEKGISNSRQICSEIAKSLGIAETSVLPSSTGVIGVPLPMQVILPACAQAKSNLKPGNLEEVAEAIMTTDTRRKISVRKIKSSNGEAVIFGMAKGAGMIEPNMATMLSYILTDAQIEGEVYPILKDCADLSFNCITIDSDTSTSDTVVLLSNGLAGSVNANEFKSALLEICTDLAKEVARDGEGATKLIEVRIKKSKDESQARKIGKSILNSPLIKTAIYGGDPNWGRLVMAVGKVFDEPIPFDSLEIYFGGLPVKGADTETLKKLSEYLKKNSEIFVDVVLNTGNKEMVFWGCDLTEGYVKENAYYTT, from the coding sequence ATGGATTATCCTAAGGGCTTTTTGTCATTCGGCACAAATATAGGTATTAAAGATAAAACCAAAGATTTCGGAGTTATCTATTCCGAAAAACCCTGCAAGGCAGCTGCGGTATTTACTAAAAATAATTTTCCAGGCGCTCCAGTCATCGTAGGCAAAGAACATATACGAGATGGAGTTTTGCAAGCTGTAGTCATCAATTCTAAAAACTCGAATGTAGCTACGGGAGAAAAAGGGATCTCAAACTCCAGACAAATCTGTTCCGAGATCGCAAAGTCTCTCGGTATTGCAGAAACTTCTGTATTACCTTCTTCCACTGGAGTGATCGGAGTTCCTCTTCCGATGCAGGTTATACTTCCAGCGTGTGCTCAAGCAAAATCAAATTTAAAACCTGGCAATCTGGAAGAAGTGGCAGAAGCAATTATGACCACAGATACTCGCAGAAAAATTTCCGTGAGAAAGATCAAATCTTCGAATGGAGAAGCAGTTATCTTCGGTATGGCCAAAGGTGCGGGGATGATAGAGCCGAATATGGCTACTATGCTTTCTTATATTCTTACAGACGCTCAAATTGAAGGAGAAGTCTACCCGATCTTAAAGGATTGTGCGGATTTAAGTTTTAATTGTATCACAATCGATTCGGATACTTCTACATCCGATACAGTTGTTTTACTTAGTAATGGTCTTGCAGGTTCAGTAAATGCAAACGAATTCAAATCAGCTCTTTTAGAAATATGTACCGATCTTGCCAAAGAAGTGGCGAGAGATGGAGAAGGTGCAACTAAATTGATAGAAGTCCGTATCAAAAAGTCCAAAGATGAATCCCAAGCCAGAAAGATCGGAAAATCCATACTAAATTCTCCATTGATCAAAACCGCAATTTATGGCGGGGATCCGAATTGGGGAAGATTGGTCATGGCAGTCGGTAAGGTTTTTGACGAACCCATTCCTTTCGACTCTTTGGAAATTTATTTCGGAGGACTTCCTGTCAAAGGTGCGGATACTGAAACTCTCAAAAAATTATCAGAGTATCTAAAAAAGAATTCCGAGATCTTCGTCGATGTGGTATTGAATACCGGAAACAAAGAGATGGTGTTCTGGGGATGCGACCTGACCGAAGGTTACGTGAAGGAAAACGCATACTACACAACCTAA
- a CDS encoding PP2C family protein-serine/threonine phosphatase yields the protein MRNILIVFLSVILFSLILFSGLLNSYSKEARLPFYFYPNGKIAVSGGAHADLVGMKIDLIEYEIFRKLGADYGLSGLSFHFFAKEGSIVKSLSLDMRSSFEVLKDFLPDIFLSLLYFLVAIWFFFYTRDLYIFLLFGSLSSLFLFNFFLLAFHDFLFPFFFFLYFTGFLILDVSFRLRGKEIPSRWFAPQVIFSLVAGFVGLSQKGNPDLFQFLSINGMYFNLFSAGICILQLVFHTFRNKGTFQEVSKKLSIVLAFFLITVVPFLMAELGTTKSFFMIRPYLMTALILFPVLIVFGTYTYSLVPVQIAFSSSLTSIYSILILTFGYLFGLEFFVRWNPGFLGKHQREWNLFYVVAAAYFLGSLNNKLYKWIDYWSFRNNPKLHTALEELSVMIGAPISMRATINNLIRRLVDALEVKKLQILIPADKFSGTDLRNINFIRIPYGSEIWTYFENHTEVTITSHLAYGLGIRESVFRFLNQMEVQLAYPLFNFEKGKEVIAVFLVGEKINRKNFTLGELRFLKECTRLASLLIRNYSLLVDEVEKKRIVRDLNMAAVLDKTLHLPELETIKSVQLGYFTLPAVGISGDYLDILKLSPKKQLLFLGDVSGHGLGSGYLVSAVRGIIRRQLGNSSSLPDIFRAINLFLIERYRGSEFMTSIAGIYNASDGAFSFVNAGHTPPICIRKNGKIELRNETQRVLGVLPTDYRILTIHLNPGDKLVLFTDGVTETFDDNEEIFGEENLLRILSLNHDKDAQSLADLIKKTLEEFRNYKEPSDDISFVCLEVAE from the coding sequence GTGAGAAATATCCTGATCGTATTTCTTTCCGTAATCCTTTTCAGTTTGATCCTGTTTTCAGGATTATTGAACTCTTATTCTAAAGAAGCAAGACTTCCTTTTTACTTTTACCCGAATGGAAAGATCGCGGTTTCCGGCGGAGCGCATGCAGATCTAGTCGGAATGAAAATAGATCTGATCGAATATGAAATCTTTCGAAAGCTTGGAGCAGATTACGGATTATCCGGACTTTCATTTCATTTTTTTGCAAAAGAAGGAAGTATAGTCAAAAGTCTTTCCCTGGACATGAGATCTTCCTTTGAGGTTCTAAAAGACTTCCTGCCGGATATATTTCTTTCTTTATTATATTTCTTAGTAGCGATCTGGTTTTTCTTTTATACCAGAGATTTATATATTTTCTTACTATTCGGATCTTTATCCTCCTTATTCTTATTTAACTTCTTCTTATTAGCATTCCACGATTTCCTTTTTCCATTTTTCTTCTTCTTATACTTCACTGGATTTTTGATCTTAGACGTTTCCTTCAGATTAAGAGGAAAAGAGATCCCTTCCAGATGGTTTGCACCTCAGGTGATTTTTTCCTTGGTAGCAGGATTTGTAGGACTTTCTCAAAAAGGAAATCCAGATCTGTTTCAGTTCTTATCCATCAATGGAATGTATTTCAACTTATTCTCTGCAGGAATTTGTATCTTGCAGTTGGTATTTCATACATTTAGAAACAAAGGAACGTTTCAGGAAGTTTCTAAAAAATTAAGCATCGTATTAGCATTCTTCTTAATTACGGTCGTTCCGTTCTTAATGGCAGAATTAGGAACAACTAAAAGTTTCTTTATGATCCGTCCTTATTTAATGACGGCATTGATTCTATTTCCAGTCCTGATCGTATTCGGGACTTATACCTATTCTTTAGTGCCGGTACAGATCGCTTTCAGTTCCTCTTTAACTTCTATATACTCTATCTTGATCTTAACCTTCGGATATTTGTTTGGTCTGGAGTTTTTTGTAAGATGGAACCCGGGATTTTTAGGAAAACACCAAAGAGAATGGAATTTATTCTATGTAGTCGCCGCGGCCTACTTTTTAGGTTCATTGAACAATAAATTGTATAAGTGGATAGATTATTGGAGCTTCAGAAATAATCCCAAACTTCACACTGCATTAGAAGAATTATCCGTAATGATCGGTGCTCCGATCTCCATGAGAGCTACGATCAATAATCTGATCCGAAGGCTAGTAGATGCACTAGAGGTAAAAAAACTTCAGATATTGATCCCAGCGGATAAATTTTCCGGAACTGACCTAAGAAATATCAACTTCATTCGAATTCCTTACGGATCCGAAATTTGGACTTATTTCGAAAATCATACCGAAGTTACCATTACTTCTCACCTTGCATACGGATTAGGGATCAGAGAGTCCGTATTTAGATTTTTAAATCAGATGGAAGTCCAACTAGCTTATCCTTTATTCAATTTTGAAAAAGGAAAAGAGGTCATCGCAGTATTTTTGGTCGGAGAGAAGATCAATCGTAAGAATTTTACCCTAGGTGAGCTTAGATTTTTAAAAGAATGTACTAGATTAGCATCCTTACTTATTCGAAACTACTCCCTACTAGTTGATGAAGTGGAGAAGAAAAGAATCGTTAGAGACCTGAATATGGCTGCGGTCTTAGATAAAACTCTTCATTTACCCGAATTAGAGACCATAAAATCGGTTCAATTAGGCTATTTTACACTTCCTGCAGTCGGAATTTCAGGAGACTATCTAGATATTCTCAAACTTTCTCCTAAAAAGCAGTTATTGTTCTTAGGAGATGTGTCAGGACATGGACTTGGGTCAGGTTATCTAGTTTCTGCAGTAAGAGGAATTATTCGCCGTCAGCTGGGCAATTCTTCTTCTCTTCCCGATATTTTTAGAGCGATTAACTTGTTTTTGATCGAGAGATATAGAGGAAGTGAGTTCATGACTTCCATCGCAGGGATATATAACGCTAGCGATGGAGCATTCTCATTCGTAAATGCAGGTCACACTCCACCGATTTGTATTCGAAAGAATGGAAAAATAGAACTTAGAAACGAAACTCAAAGAGTTTTAGGTGTTCTACCAACGGATTATAGAATCTTAACTATTCATTTAAATCCGGGAGATAAATTAGTTTTGTTCACCGACGGAGTGACTGAAACGTTCGATGATAACGAAGAAATCTTCGGAGAAGAGAATCTTTTAAGAATATTATCCTTAAATCACGATAAAGATGCCCAATCACTAGCTGATCTTATTAAAAAAACGCTAGAAGAGTTTAGAAATTACAAAGAACCTAGCGATGATATCTCTTTTGTTTGTCTAGAAGTCGCTGAGTAA
- a CDS encoding suppressor of fused domain protein, translating to MNQTAEPKILYQEANPYGSLTAYLEDDGRTVYLYLQAEESPDFAIKSVWVCNRIDAPKTRTDLDLRSGLAPFLTEDEVTDPKGQPEFDPKEIHFIWSEEGNGVSLFYKEELIAYLPPWSGIKGFHGYSKFTKADTITAYPIGNTEYGVIPDRINQDRNFWEYRSTKGIWKNIQESRLAYLEYVFGKHDKYWSADGGKYPQLGIVRFAPKNMPGVYIYSTIGMSAQNLPSVELYRKDYENYARVELICAVKVSDEDRSESWVPHQIGEIIRYPWVMSKWFGHGHSIAMNRRDPEALYLSFSSLTIREIGKEEGFPELTELKSERGNPIKFLALIPVSEEERVFIEEKGAEEFFSLLDSTQSKWIHNPERQSTI from the coding sequence ATGAACCAAACTGCTGAACCTAAAATTTTATACCAAGAAGCAAATCCTTACGGATCATTAACCGCGTATTTGGAAGACGACGGAAGAACTGTTTATCTTTATTTACAAGCGGAAGAAAGTCCTGATTTTGCGATCAAATCCGTTTGGGTATGCAATCGTATAGACGCACCCAAAACAAGAACCGATCTAGATCTAAGATCGGGCCTCGCACCATTCTTAACAGAAGACGAAGTCACCGATCCTAAGGGCCAACCGGAATTTGATCCTAAAGAGATCCATTTTATCTGGTCAGAAGAAGGAAACGGAGTCTCCTTATTTTATAAAGAAGAATTGATCGCATATCTTCCTCCTTGGTCCGGTATCAAAGGATTTCACGGATATTCTAAATTTACAAAGGCGGATACGATCACCGCTTATCCTATAGGAAACACAGAATACGGAGTGATCCCCGATCGTATCAACCAAGACAGAAATTTTTGGGAATACAGATCTACCAAAGGAATTTGGAAGAATATACAAGAATCCAGGCTTGCTTATCTAGAATACGTATTTGGTAAACATGATAAATATTGGTCTGCTGATGGCGGAAAATATCCTCAACTAGGAATCGTAAGATTCGCTCCTAAGAATATGCCGGGCGTTTATATATATTCCACGATTGGAATGAGTGCACAAAATCTTCCTTCAGTCGAATTGTACAGAAAAGATTATGAAAACTATGCAAGAGTAGAGTTAATCTGTGCTGTTAAAGTTTCAGATGAGGATAGATCAGAAAGTTGGGTCCCCCATCAAATCGGAGAGATTATTCGTTATCCTTGGGTCATGAGCAAATGGTTTGGTCATGGACATTCGATTGCAATGAATAGGAGAGATCCGGAAGCTTTGTACTTAAGTTTTAGCTCCTTAACAATTAGAGAGATCGGAAAAGAAGAAGGCTTCCCTGAATTGACTGAATTAAAGTCTGAAAGAGGCAATCCGATCAAATTTTTGGCTTTGATCCCTGTTTCAGAGGAAGAAAGGGTCTTTATAGAAGAAAAAGGCGCAGAAGAGTTCTTTTCTTTATTAGATTCCACTCAATCCAAGTGGATTCATAATCCAGAGAGACAATCTACAATCTGA
- a CDS encoding thiolase C-terminal domain-containing protein, which yields MSFPVLLGVADSTTKDFSEEEYKSWSGSQKVFQHYKKSIATLLDFLGMKNETLASEITDFVSIEAASLGKGGYGHTVRIANELGYTGMKAHVIDLGGASVTGAIGQARTILVDNPDAVVLVAAADIPKSAFRQVSDLKMVNETVCHPEFELDNGATLIAMYGLMMKRMMFEEEISLDDLKEITQKFRSNAIGNPRAFYYGQEITEKQMSRPISDPYPTPMIAIVTDHGFATILISEKKAEEWKSKGWIRKDLKPLHLVGASHAAHSEYFILKGGFDSPSRNSAERLFAQSGYQREEVDYAWIYDCFPGQVIQQSAQYFKLGKKDVVNALKTSSLKLSNGKQIPINQMGGILNYQAAMSISAATGLVDIAVQYGLYAQVADSGKIPAHSPKLSLLGGNGGIDSINSIALFSSERPSSDRKSRTPELSPLTLNKPGADIGEEGVVWSATTVNMNPGFSWKPPYSLALIKLGEDRFVLANIHEKDGTIRKSGDELQYDRTRVKIEKEGRRWKAILL from the coding sequence ATGAGTTTTCCCGTTCTACTAGGAGTCGCTGACAGTACGACCAAAGATTTTTCGGAAGAAGAATACAAATCGTGGAGCGGTTCTCAAAAAGTTTTTCAACATTATAAAAAATCCATAGCTACACTTTTAGATTTTTTAGGAATGAAAAATGAAACATTGGCTTCAGAGATCACTGACTTTGTAAGTATCGAAGCTGCTTCTTTAGGAAAGGGAGGTTACGGACACACAGTTCGTATTGCTAACGAGCTTGGATATACAGGAATGAAAGCCCATGTGATCGACTTGGGAGGCGCAAGCGTTACAGGAGCAATCGGACAAGCAAGAACCATCTTAGTGGATAATCCTGATGCAGTCGTGTTAGTTGCAGCAGCAGATATTCCTAAATCAGCATTTCGTCAAGTTTCCGATCTAAAGATGGTAAATGAAACGGTATGTCATCCTGAATTTGAATTAGATAATGGCGCAACTCTCATTGCAATGTATGGACTCATGATGAAAAGAATGATGTTCGAAGAAGAGATCAGTCTTGATGATCTGAAAGAGATTACTCAAAAGTTCAGATCTAATGCAATAGGAAATCCAAGAGCATTCTATTATGGACAAGAGATCACAGAAAAACAAATGTCTCGTCCTATTTCGGATCCTTATCCGACACCAATGATCGCGATCGTGACCGATCATGGTTTTGCCACCATCTTAATTTCCGAAAAAAAAGCGGAAGAATGGAAATCTAAAGGTTGGATCCGAAAAGATCTGAAACCTTTACATCTTGTGGGAGCTTCTCATGCTGCTCATAGCGAATATTTCATTTTAAAAGGTGGATTTGATTCTCCTTCCAGAAATTCAGCAGAAAGACTTTTCGCTCAATCGGGTTACCAAAGAGAAGAAGTGGATTATGCTTGGATTTACGATTGTTTCCCTGGGCAGGTTATCCAACAGTCCGCTCAATATTTTAAATTGGGCAAAAAAGACGTAGTGAATGCTCTTAAAACTTCTTCATTAAAACTTTCTAATGGAAAACAGATCCCAATCAATCAAATGGGCGGGATTCTCAACTACCAGGCTGCCATGTCTATTTCTGCTGCTACAGGACTTGTAGATATTGCAGTTCAATACGGGTTATATGCTCAGGTTGCTGATTCTGGAAAAATTCCGGCACATTCTCCTAAGTTATCACTCTTGGGAGGGAATGGTGGAATAGATAGTATCAATTCCATTGCGTTATTCTCATCGGAACGTCCTTCAAGCGACAGAAAATCCAGAACACCGGAACTTTCTCCACTTACGTTAAACAAACCAGGCGCAGATATTGGAGAAGAAGGTGTCGTTTGGTCAGCTACAACAGTTAACATGAATCCAGGATTCTCTTGGAAGCCTCCTTATTCCTTAGCACTGATCAAGTTGGGAGAAGATCGTTTCGTTCTGGCAAACATCCATGAGAAGGATGGGACGATTCGCAAGTCCGGGGACGAATTGCAATACGACAGAACTAGGGTAAAAATAGAAAAAGAAGGCCGAAGATGGAAGGCCATACTTTTATAA
- a CDS encoding MaoC family dehydratase, whose protein sequence is MYERGKTYDEIQIGEKASFTKTITETDIYIFAGISGDFNPLHVDEEYAKTTAFGTRIAHGGLAASLLAPVLGMKLPGLGTVALETLTKFRKPVYPGDTITCTVTVKEKIPRLKAVSMNIEWTNQKKETIGKGECKVLPPSAQA, encoded by the coding sequence ATGTACGAAAGAGGAAAGACTTACGACGAAATACAAATAGGGGAAAAGGCAAGTTTCACAAAAACGATCACTGAAACGGATATCTATATATTCGCAGGGATCAGCGGGGATTTTAATCCTCTGCATGTGGACGAAGAATATGCAAAGACCACAGCGTTCGGAACTAGGATCGCTCATGGTGGACTTGCTGCTTCTCTATTAGCTCCTGTGCTCGGGATGAAACTTCCTGGGTTAGGGACAGTCGCTTTAGAAACATTAACCAAGTTCCGCAAACCTGTGTATCCTGGAGATACGATTACTTGCACAGTCACAGTGAAAGAAAAAATCCCAAGACTGAAAGCGGTCTCCATGAACATAGAGTGGACCAATCAAAAAAAAGAAACAATCGGCAAGGGAGAATGTAAAGTTCTACCTCCTTCTGCCCAAGCCTAG